One part of the Chromatiales bacterium genome encodes these proteins:
- a CDS encoding SRPBCC domain-containing protein — protein MKITVETLVMAPIASVWKAYTTPDDIIQWNAASDDWHTTRSTVDLRPGGSFCSRMEAKDGSFGFDFEGTYTKVVPNSIIEYSFGDRTATVEFSEGAGGVSVRVSFDSEETHSIEQQREGWQAILNRFKKHVEEKA, from the coding sequence ATGAAGATTACGGTAGAAACCCTCGTTATGGCCCCTATTGCCTCGGTATGGAAGGCCTACACCACCCCTGACGACATCATCCAGTGGAACGCGGCATCGGATGATTGGCACACAACCAGATCTACCGTTGATCTCCGGCCAGGCGGCTCATTCTGTTCGCGCATGGAGGCGAAAGATGGCAGCTTCGGGTTCGACTTCGAGGGGACGTACACCAAGGTCGTGCCAAACAGCATCATCGAATACTCGTTCGGTGATCGTACGGCTACGGTCGAGTTCAGCGAGGGCGCTGGTGGCGTGTCTGTACGGGTCTCTTTTGATAGCGAGGAGACGCACTCCATAGAGCAGCAGCGCGAGGGCTGGCAGGCCATACTCAACCGCTTCAAGAAGCATGTCGAAGAAAAGGCCTGA